In a single window of the Aedes aegypti strain LVP_AGWG unplaced genomic scaffold, AaegL5.0 Primary Assembly AGWG_AaegL5_hic_scaff_682_PBJ_arrow, whole genome shotgun sequence genome:
- the LOC110681301 gene encoding NECAP-like protein CG9132, with the protein MEYESVVLVKQEVFVYKIPPRQSNRGYRAADWNLGEPTWTGRLRMVSKGKTLAVKLEDKVTGALFANCPIEAYPGVAIEAVSDSSRYFVLRIQDDNG; encoded by the coding sequence ATGGAGTACGAAAGCGTAGTGCTGGTCAAGCAGGAAGTGTTCGTCTACAAGATCCCCCCGAGGCAGAGTAACCGTGGCTACCGGGCCGCGGATTGGAACCTGGGCGAGCCAACGTGGACCGGCCGATTGCGGATGGTGTCCAAGGGGAAGACGCTGGCCGTCAAACTGGAGGACAAAGTGACGGGGGCACTGTTTGCCAACTGTCCCATCGAGGCGTACCCGGGAGTGGCCATCGAAGCCGTGTCCGACAGCTCCCGGTACTTCGTGCTGCGGATACAGGACGATAATGGTTAG